The genomic region ATGAGCAGCACGCCCTTGGGGATGCGGCCGCCGAGCTTGGTGAACTTCTTCGGGTCCTTGAGGAAGGAGATGATCTCCTCGAGCTCGTCCTTCGACTCGTCGATGCCGGCCACGTCGGCGAAGGTCACCTTGTTGTGGTGCTCGGTCATGAGCTTGGCCTTCGACTTGCCGAAGCTCATCGCCTTGCCGCCGCCCGACTGCAGCTGCCGCATGAAGAAGAAGAAGAGGAGGAAGAGGAAGACGAGCGGCAGGTACTGCACCAGCACCGTCACCCAGAACGAGTTCTGCTCGGGCTTGTCGTAGATGACCTTGACGCCCTTCTTCACCAGCTTGTCGCTGATGGTGGCCATCGGGTCGATGGGGCCGACGGTCTTGAACTCGCTGCCGTCCCGCAGGTGGCCCGAGTACGTGATGTTGTCCTTCACGACGACGTCACGGACGTTGTCCTTCTCGATCTGCGCCGAGAAGTCGGACCAGGCGAACTCCTTCTGCTCCCGGCCGTGCTGGGCGAAGAACTGGTAGAACGCCACGAACATCAGGATCAGGACGACCCAGAGCAGCACGGTCTTGTAGGACTGACGCAAGGCTAAGCACCCCTTCTGGTAGGACGATCGACCGGTCTAACCGGCAAGCCCCCGAAGTTATTTTCGAGGGCTCCCGGGAACCGCAGCCGGACGCCCCGCCTGTGGCCGACCTTATAACAGCTTGGCCGCCGCGCCGCAGGGCGGTCGAAAGCGCGATCAGCCCTTCTGGGGGCGTCCCCGGCGGCGACGCGCGAGCGCCTCCTCCGGCTGCCGCCCGATCCAGAGCCGGTCCCCGCCGAGGCAGGCCTCGCGGTCGCCCGGGAGCGAGATCCGGCCCGGGCCGGCCCGGTCGAAGAGGCCGAGCACCGCCTCGACGTGGCTGGCCGAGAGGCCCCGGCGCGAGCCGGTGGCGGCCTTCCAGAGCCGGCGCACGGCGCGGCGGCGAACGGCGAGCGGCAGGACTCGCACCCGGCGGGCGTCGGCCCAGGCGAGCGCGCCCGCCTCGCGCCGGGCGATCCGCTCGAGCGCCCGGTCGTCGTCCCGCAGCAGATCGGCGGTGCGGGCCAGCGCCTCCTCGAAGGCCGGGTTGAAGCGGGCGAGCGCTGGCAGGAGCTCGCGCCGGATCCGGTTGCGGGTGTAGCGGGGGCTCTCGTTGCTCGGGTCCTCCAGCCACGGCAGCCCCTCGTCGCGAAGGAAGGCGCGGACCTCGGCGCGGGAGCGATCGAGGAGGGGCCGCACCAGCAGCCCGCGCTTCGGTGGGATCGCGCCGAGCCCCCGCGCCCCGGCGCCGCGCAGGAGCCGGTGCAGCACCGTCTCCGCCTGATCGGTGCGGGTGTGGCCGGTCGCGATCCGCGTCGCGCCGGCCTCCAGGGCCACCGCCCGCAACGCCGCGTAACGGGCGAGCCGCGCCCGCGACTGCACGTTCCCCCGCGCCACCTCGACCGCGCGCCGGTGGAAGGCGACGTCGAGGCGGGCGCAGAGCTCGGCGCAGGCGTCGGCCTCGGCGGCGCTCCCGGGCCGCAGCCCGTGATCCACGTGCACCGCGGACAGCCGGGCGAGCTCGCCCGCCCGCTCGAGCGCGGCCAGGGCGGCGAGGAGCGCGGTCGAGTCCGGCCCGCCGGAGAGCGCCACCAGCACGTGGTCGTCGGGCCCGAAAAGACGGCGCTTTTTGACCGTCTCCTTGACCGCGATCACGAATTGATGGACACTTCCCCCCGTCGTCGCTACAGGAGTCACGGAGGTCATCGTATCACCCGCCGCGGCCGCCGAGACGCTGCGGGAATGATGAACCGGGGGCCGGGGTTCTGGGGACGACACGCGATCTTGACGTTGGGCCTAGGGGTCCCCCCCCTCCCCCTCTGGGCCCACGGAGAGCCGGCAGCGATGCCGGCTCTCTCTTTTTCCAGGCGCGGGGGCCGAGCCGCGCCGGCCCCCATCCGACCCGCCCCGAACGCGCCGGCCGCCTTCACGAAACGTGATGTAGGTGGCGCGCGGCAACCTTGACCCGCCAAACCCGTTCGGC from Anaeromyxobacter paludicola harbors:
- the tilS gene encoding tRNA lysidine(34) synthetase TilS codes for the protein MIAVKETVKKRRLFGPDDHVLVALSGGPDSTALLAALAALERAGELARLSAVHVDHGLRPGSAAEADACAELCARLDVAFHRRAVEVARGNVQSRARLARYAALRAVALEAGATRIATGHTRTDQAETVLHRLLRGAGARGLGAIPPKRGLLVRPLLDRSRAEVRAFLRDEGLPWLEDPSNESPRYTRNRIRRELLPALARFNPAFEEALARTADLLRDDDRALERIARREAGALAWADARRVRVLPLAVRRRAVRRLWKAATGSRRGLSASHVEAVLGLFDRAGPGRISLPGDREACLGGDRLWIGRQPEEALARRRRGRPQKG